One Benincasa hispida cultivar B227 chromosome 5, ASM972705v1, whole genome shotgun sequence genomic window carries:
- the LOC120077804 gene encoding transcription termination factor MTERF2, chloroplastic isoform X2, which translates to MLSSSSLYSNPHPHLHPLHFRPPNPLSHVFHFPSTHKPNATVSSADLRPNNPTEKPSTSVSDHIYPKPRKHNSKSASLLKHYLSSGESPNPQNPEPPLPEEERVKLLELSLVRKRTPQFPGSLYVQSPSDFDVGSSLPPLQSLFRNGGSEFYGEDDRKMIRRALEIRRKVTSEIFKEAMRKGKFGITYTNNLLGWLSDFIDFVMIQAASMKQSPEFAHLSFNVRAKTVIEDSDVVPLIRWLKHNSLSYPQIGKLICMSKGKLESIRRLVEWLKGILVKGGYLGLTLTKAGGNILERSNEELDEIVDYLESNGVRMVWMGFVMSRCPYLLSYSMEELRTRVEFFLNMGMNDRDFGTMVFDYPKVLGQYTVEDMNQKVNYLKEFGLEIEDVGKLLAYKPHLMNCSIEDKWKPLVKYFYYLGISKDGLRRMLTIKPVVFCLDLERIIVPKFFKDVGVRDDGISNMLVKFPSLLTFSLYKKIRPVVIFLMTKAGVREKDIGKVIALGPELFGYSIVHKLEVNLKYFLSLGIYTRNLGEMITDFPMLLRYNIDILRPKYQYLRRTMVRPLQDLIDFPRFFSYSLEGRIIPRHQVLVENRININLRSMLACTDEEFKNKVADIVEKRQRFESGNVDGSLSLAHTTHNSIDSSKIDDFLSENREE; encoded by the exons ATGTTATCTTCTTCATCTCTGTACTCAAACCCACATCCCCACCTCCATCCTCTTCATTTCCGCCCTCCAAATCCTCTCTCCCATGTCTTCCACTTCCCCTCCACCCACAAACCCAACGCCACCGTCTCCTCCGCCGATCTCCGCCCCAACAATCCGACAGAAAAACCATCCACCAGCGTCTCCGATCACATCTATCCCAAACCCCGCAAACACAATTCCAAATCCGCCTCCCTTCTCAAGCACTACCTATCTTCCGGCGAATCCCCTAATCCACAAAACCCAGAACCCCCTTTGCCCGAAGAAGAGAGAGTGAAGCTTCTTGAGCTCTCGCTTGTGAGAAAACGAACCCCCCAATTTCCTGGATCCTTATATGTTCAATCCCCGAGTGATTTCGATGTGGGTTCTTCTCTTCCTCCCCTGCAATCTCTGTTTCGAAATGGAGGAAGTGAGTTTTATGGTGAAGATGACCGGAAGATGATAAGGAGGGCTCTCGAGATTCGCCGGAAGGTAACCTCTGAGATCTTTAAAGAGGCGATGCGAAAGGGGAAATTTGGAATTACTTACACCAACAATTTGCTTGGGTGGTTGTCTGATTTCATTGATTTTGTGATGATTCAAGCTGCGTCCATGAAACAGTCCCCTGAATTTGCTCATTTGTCGTTCAATGTTCGTGCTAAGACCGTCATTGAAGATTCAGATGTTGTACCACTTATCAG GTGGTTGAAGCATAACTCATTGTCATATCCACAGATAGGAAAGCTCATTTGCATGTCGAAGGGAAAGCTTGAATCTATTAGACGTCTTGTGGAATGGCTGAAAGGAATTCTTGTGAAGGGGGGATATCTTGGACTTACACTCACGAAAGCTGGAGGGAACATATTGGAACGCAGCAATGAGGAATTAGATGAGATTGTGGATTACTTGGAGAGTAATGGTGTTAGAATGGTTTGGATGGGATTTGTCATGAGTCGATGTCCTTACTTGTTATCTTACAGCATGGAAGAACTGAGAACTCGTGTGGAGTTCTTCTTGAATATGGGAATGAACGACAGAGACTTTGGCACAATGGTCTTTGATTACCCCAAGGTGCTTGGACAGTATACAGTTGAAGATATGAACCAAAAG GTCAACTATTTAAAGGAGTTTGGCCTTGAGATTGAGGATGTAGGAAAATTACTTGCGTACAAACCACATTTGATGAATTGTAGCATTGAGGATAAATGGAAGCCTCTTGTTAAGTATTTCTACTATCTTGGAATTTCCAAAGATGGTTTGAGGAGGATGCTTACAATCAAGCCAGTGGTTTTCTGCCTTGATCTGGAGAGAATCATTGTGCCAAAG TTCTTCAAAGACGTAGGAGTTCGAGATGACGGGATTAGTAACATGCTTGTGAAATTTCCATCATTATTGACATTCAGCCTGTACAAGAAAATTCGTCCAGTT GTCATATTCTTGATGACCAAAGCAGGAGTCAGGGAGAAAGACATTGGGAAAGTTATAGCTTTGGGGCCAGAACTTTTTGGTTATAGCATAGTACATAAGCTTGAGGTCAATCTCAAGTATTTTCTGTCGCTCGGCATATATACTCGGAATCTAGGAGAAATGATTACTGATTTTCCTATGCTGCTCCGATATAATATCGACATTCTTCGACCGAAGTATCAATATTTGCGGAGAACCATGGTTCGCCCTCTGCAAGATCTTATAGACTTTCCAAG GTTTTTCAGCTATTCTCTGGAGGGGCGCATCATCCCGAGGCATCAAGTTCTAGTTGAAAATCgtataaatatcaatttacgtTCTATGTTAGCTTGCACTGATGAAGAGTTTAAGAACAAGGTTGCAGATATAGTGGAAAAACGCCAAAGATTTGAATCTGGTAACGTAGATGGTTCTCTCTCCCTTGCCCATACAACTCACAACTCTATTGACTCGAGTAAAATTGATGACTTTTTGAGTGAAAATAGAGAGGAGTGA
- the LOC120077804 gene encoding transcription termination factor MTERF2, chloroplastic isoform X1, producing MLSSSSLYSNPHPHLHPLHFRPPNPLSHVFHFPSTHKPNATVSSADLRPNNPTEKPSTSVSDHIYPKPRKHNSKSASLLKHYLSSGESPNPQNPEPPLPEEERVKLLELSLVRKRTPQFPGSLYVQSPSDFDVGSSLPPLQSLFRNGGSEFYGEDDRKMIRRALEIRRKVTSEIFKEAMRKGKFGITYTNNLLGWLSDFIDFVMIQAASMKQSPEFAHLSFNVRAKTVIEDSDVVPLIRWLKHNSLSYPQIGKLICMSKGKLESIRRLVEWLKGILVKGGYLGLTLTKAGGNILERSNEELDEIVDYLESNGVRMVWMGFVMSRCPYLLSYSMEELRTRVEFFLNMGMNDRDFGTMVFDYPKVLGQYTVEDMNQKVNYLKEFGLEIEDVGKLLAYKPHLMNCSIEDKWKPLVKYFYYLGISKDGLRRMLTIKPVVFCLDLERIIVPKVQFFKDVGVRDDGISNMLVKFPSLLTFSLYKKIRPVVIFLMTKAGVREKDIGKVIALGPELFGYSIVHKLEVNLKYFLSLGIYTRNLGEMITDFPMLLRYNIDILRPKYQYLRRTMVRPLQDLIDFPRFFSYSLEGRIIPRHQVLVENRININLRSMLACTDEEFKNKVADIVEKRQRFESGNVDGSLSLAHTTHNSIDSSKIDDFLSENREE from the exons ATGTTATCTTCTTCATCTCTGTACTCAAACCCACATCCCCACCTCCATCCTCTTCATTTCCGCCCTCCAAATCCTCTCTCCCATGTCTTCCACTTCCCCTCCACCCACAAACCCAACGCCACCGTCTCCTCCGCCGATCTCCGCCCCAACAATCCGACAGAAAAACCATCCACCAGCGTCTCCGATCACATCTATCCCAAACCCCGCAAACACAATTCCAAATCCGCCTCCCTTCTCAAGCACTACCTATCTTCCGGCGAATCCCCTAATCCACAAAACCCAGAACCCCCTTTGCCCGAAGAAGAGAGAGTGAAGCTTCTTGAGCTCTCGCTTGTGAGAAAACGAACCCCCCAATTTCCTGGATCCTTATATGTTCAATCCCCGAGTGATTTCGATGTGGGTTCTTCTCTTCCTCCCCTGCAATCTCTGTTTCGAAATGGAGGAAGTGAGTTTTATGGTGAAGATGACCGGAAGATGATAAGGAGGGCTCTCGAGATTCGCCGGAAGGTAACCTCTGAGATCTTTAAAGAGGCGATGCGAAAGGGGAAATTTGGAATTACTTACACCAACAATTTGCTTGGGTGGTTGTCTGATTTCATTGATTTTGTGATGATTCAAGCTGCGTCCATGAAACAGTCCCCTGAATTTGCTCATTTGTCGTTCAATGTTCGTGCTAAGACCGTCATTGAAGATTCAGATGTTGTACCACTTATCAG GTGGTTGAAGCATAACTCATTGTCATATCCACAGATAGGAAAGCTCATTTGCATGTCGAAGGGAAAGCTTGAATCTATTAGACGTCTTGTGGAATGGCTGAAAGGAATTCTTGTGAAGGGGGGATATCTTGGACTTACACTCACGAAAGCTGGAGGGAACATATTGGAACGCAGCAATGAGGAATTAGATGAGATTGTGGATTACTTGGAGAGTAATGGTGTTAGAATGGTTTGGATGGGATTTGTCATGAGTCGATGTCCTTACTTGTTATCTTACAGCATGGAAGAACTGAGAACTCGTGTGGAGTTCTTCTTGAATATGGGAATGAACGACAGAGACTTTGGCACAATGGTCTTTGATTACCCCAAGGTGCTTGGACAGTATACAGTTGAAGATATGAACCAAAAG GTCAACTATTTAAAGGAGTTTGGCCTTGAGATTGAGGATGTAGGAAAATTACTTGCGTACAAACCACATTTGATGAATTGTAGCATTGAGGATAAATGGAAGCCTCTTGTTAAGTATTTCTACTATCTTGGAATTTCCAAAGATGGTTTGAGGAGGATGCTTACAATCAAGCCAGTGGTTTTCTGCCTTGATCTGGAGAGAATCATTGTGCCAAAG GTGCAGTTCTTCAAAGACGTAGGAGTTCGAGATGACGGGATTAGTAACATGCTTGTGAAATTTCCATCATTATTGACATTCAGCCTGTACAAGAAAATTCGTCCAGTT GTCATATTCTTGATGACCAAAGCAGGAGTCAGGGAGAAAGACATTGGGAAAGTTATAGCTTTGGGGCCAGAACTTTTTGGTTATAGCATAGTACATAAGCTTGAGGTCAATCTCAAGTATTTTCTGTCGCTCGGCATATATACTCGGAATCTAGGAGAAATGATTACTGATTTTCCTATGCTGCTCCGATATAATATCGACATTCTTCGACCGAAGTATCAATATTTGCGGAGAACCATGGTTCGCCCTCTGCAAGATCTTATAGACTTTCCAAG GTTTTTCAGCTATTCTCTGGAGGGGCGCATCATCCCGAGGCATCAAGTTCTAGTTGAAAATCgtataaatatcaatttacgtTCTATGTTAGCTTGCACTGATGAAGAGTTTAAGAACAAGGTTGCAGATATAGTGGAAAAACGCCAAAGATTTGAATCTGGTAACGTAGATGGTTCTCTCTCCCTTGCCCATACAACTCACAACTCTATTGACTCGAGTAAAATTGATGACTTTTTGAGTGAAAATAGAGAGGAGTGA